Proteins from a single region of Oenanthe melanoleuca isolate GR-GAL-2019-014 chromosome 12, OMel1.0, whole genome shotgun sequence:
- the HMCES gene encoding abasic site processing protein HMCES: MCGRTACSLAADNLRRACAYRDRRGQRRQPDWVRQERYQPSYNKGPQSSGPVLLSRRHLHQDADSSERVLMDMRWGLVPSWFKQDNPSKLQFNTSNCRSDTMLSKSSYKGALLKGKRCVVLADGFYEWQQQQSGGKQPYFIYFPQTKDAMDKEMEGDEEWKGWRLLTMAGIFDCWEPPGGGEMLYTYTIITVDASKDVSFIHHRMPAILDGDEAIRKWLDFAEVPTQEAVKLIQPTENIVFHPVSTFVNNIRNNTPECVARIELGAKQEVKATPSNKVMLDWLKSSQEGSPQKKENDLPKWTSQFIHSPSPKKTSASVLQQWLGKQGQPAAKKHKA; the protein is encoded by the exons ATGTGCGGCCGCACCGCCTGCTCCCTGGCCGCCGACAACCTGCGCCGGGCCTGCGCCTACCGCGACCGCCGCGGCCAGCGCCGCCAGCCCGACTGGGTGCGGCAGGAGCGCTACCAGCCCTCCTACAACAAGGGCCCGCAGTCCAGCGGCCCCGTGCTGCTCTCCCGCCGCCACCTCCACCAG GATGCTGACTCCTCTGAGCGGGTCCTCATGGACATGCGCTGGGGCCTGGTGCCCTCCTGGTTCAAACAGGACAACCCCTCCAAACTGCAGTTCAACACCTCCAACTGCCGCAGCGATACCATGCTGAGCAAGTCCTCCTACAag GGTGCTCTCCTCAAGGGCAAGCGCTGCGTGGTCCTGGCAGATGGCTTCTAcgagtggcagcagcagcagagtggggGGAAGCAACCGTATTTCATTTACTTTCCCCAGACCAAGGATGCCATG gacaaggagatGGAGGGAGATGAAGAATGGAAAGGATGGAGGTTGCTCACTATGGCTGGGATTTTCGACTGCTGGGAGCCACCAGGGGGAGGAGAAATGCTGTACACTTACACCATCATTACCGTGGATGCCTCCAAGGACGTGAGCTTCATCCATCACAG GATGCCAGCCATCCTGGATGGGGATGAAGCCATCAGGAAATGGCTAGACTTTGCTGAAGTGCCAACCCAGGAAGCTGTTAAACTCATCCAGCCCACAGAGAACATTGTTTTCCACCCAGTGTCCACCTTTGTCAACAACATCCGTAACAACACACCCGAGTGCGTTGCACGCATCGAGCTGGGAGCCAAGCAG GAGGTCAAAGCCACCCCAAGCAACAAAGTGATGCTGGACTGGTTAAAAAGCTCCCAAGAGGGCTCTCcccagaagaaagaaaatgattTGCCCAAGTGGACAAGTCAGTTCATCCACAGCCCTTCACCCAAGAAAACCAGCGCAtctgtcctgcagcagtggTTGGGGAAGCAGGGACAGCCAGCTGCAAAGAAGCACAAGGCTTAG
- the LOC130258521 gene encoding histone H2A type 2-B yields the protein MSGRGKSGGKARAKAKSRSSRAGLQFPVGRVHRLLRKGNYAERVGAGAPVYLAAVLEYLSAEILELAGNAARDNKKTRIIPRHLQLAIRNDEELNKLLGGVTIAQGGVLPNIQAVLLPKKTQSSKK from the coding sequence ATGTCGGGCCGGGGAAAGTCCGGCGGAAAAGCGCGGGCCAAGGCCAAGTCGCGCTCGTCGCGGGCCGGGCTGCAGTTCCCCGTGGGGCGGGTGCACCGGCTGCTGCGGAAGGGTAACTACGCGGAGCGGGTGGGCGCCGGGGCGCCGGTGTACCTGGCGGCCGTGCTGGAGTACCTGTCGGCCGAGATCTTGGAGCTGGCGGGCAACGCGGCCCGCGACAACAAGAAGACGCGCATCATCCCGCGGCATCTGCAGCTCGCCATCCGCAACGACGAGGAGCTCAACAAGCTGCTGGGCGGCGTGACCATCGCCCAGGGCGGCGTCCTGCCCAACATCCAGGCCGTGCTACTGCCCAAGAAGACGCAGAGCTCCAAGAAGTGA